The genome window CCTGATTCATGGTGCCCATGATACTCGCTCAGAGAGGTTCGTAATAGATAAAACtgatatcattcattcattcattcatttgttatgGAAATATCCTAGAGGACTCGAGTTTTTTAACTGCACGTTCCATGTAGGATCTGCTATGTGGAAATGAAGCTGAACGGAAACTTTCTGGTTCTCTGGCACGTTCCTCAGACGTCGACGCCCACCATGACCGCTCGAAATGATCCGTCACAATGATTATACAGAAAATGATACAGAAAATGATAGAGATGGCGTTTGTGCAGAGGTAAATAGATCcatcgttgttttttttgtttttttttgtggactcATGACGTTCCTCTGCTGATCGTAAGACCTCTTAGGCGGGCAGGTTATGGCCGCAGTAGAAGCTGGACGTCTCCGACACTGTCTTGGACATGCTGCGAGATGACGAGCCGTTGGACGCCAGCTCTAGCGACGGACTGTTGACAACCAGCACAGTGGGCTCCGCCCGGCTCGTCTTGTACACGCTTGTTTGCGTCTGCAGGTAGCGCGTGGACTTGAGTTCCAGGCCTTCGTAGGAGTCAGAGTGGATGCACGGACACCAACGGAATGCCTGCTTGAAGCCAGCGCGGAAtctgccaaacacacacacacacacataacacggTCTAAGGAGATAGATAGTGCCTGATGGGTTGTGGAGGCGAGGAAAAAAGTGTGACAGAGAGGCATACAGagtgttgtaaaaaaaaaacccagagctTGATGAGGATGAATGCTAAACCCTACATGAAGAGTCGAGAGAGCGAAAGAGgatgagaaagagagcgagagagctcAAATAGCTTTCAGAAACATTCATCATTTTTTCCCACACGTTCTTCCTTGTGCGCCTCTTCAGCATGCACACTGCACCGTAGCCgttatttcacaaataaaaatcGCAGTGAGTCAGACGGAAGTGCATGTGAGACAGACTGCTTCTCGCTCTGCTCTGAGAAACAGACCTAAACAAGCATCGTTTAACGCCAGTTATTACGCTTGAACTCTAATCATCTCACATACTAGCAATTACGAAACCTGAAAACACGGAGAAAACTGCCCTTTAGGAAGAAAATAACGCTCAATTATACACAGAACCCACGGCTAAACATTTATTCAGAGTGTAGATGTTTTTATACCTGTCATTCAGGCAGCAGTAGATGATGGGGTTGTACATGGTGGAGCTCATGGCGAGCCACATGATAGCCAAGTAGACCTGCTGGATGAAGGGCTTCTCGAAGAGCAAAGGGAAGAACTCATGGAGGAGAAAGTAGACATGGTAGGGCAGCCAGCAGACGGCGAAGGTACACACGACCAcgatcatcatcttcaccacctacacacacacacacacacacacacacacacacacacacacacacacacacacattcacgggtGTGCAAGAAAGAGAGTCAAATAGTCAGGGTGATTGAGAGgggagaggggagggggagTAAGTAGTGCTATATATCTGAGAAGAATAAGTGTGGGTGTCAAAGAAAGTCAAGAATGGGAGAGGAAGAAAAATGAGCAGGGGCTCCTGAGggctccactgtgtgtgtgtgtgtgtgtgtgtgtgtgtgagagtttgagATTGAAATGAAGTTGTGGTCGAAAGGGAATCTCATATAGAATATTTCATGACTGCCGTCCTTCCTGACCCTCATTATCTCCCAAACCTGGCTGTTGCGAGCGGGGTTGTTTTCATCATCCTGTTTTTATTCAAACTCTGAATTTCAAAGTCTGAACGGAAACATCAGAAatccgggggaaaaaaaaaaaaagcttcgcGTTCAGCcgagggggagaaaaaaatgaataaaagttgGCCTAcggataaacaaaacaaaatatgcgATTAAAGTGTAAAAGAAATCAATTTCCAGTGAGTGTTCTTGTCTTCCTGTAAGAGTTTGTTGCATCATGTTGCtcggatatttaaaaaaaaacaaacaatttggaCAACTTTTGGGTTTAGATGGAAACCTCGTGCGCTCTTGTCTTAcaccgtgtgtatgtgtgtgcaggagAACCTTGCGTTTGGCGTTGAGTTGCTCGTGGTAGCGGCCCGAGGAGTCTCCGGGAATCTCGCTGGCCCACAGGTTCAGCCCCACCACCAGATAAGCACAACCCATCACCACCAGGGGCAGGAAGTAGATCAGCACCGCCACACACACATAGTAACTGTAGAGAGAACGGAGAAAGGCGACAACAAGTTcagccagctctctctctctctctctctctctctctctctctctcgctccgtACTGTAATAGTCAAAGCACTAATCGCtaatatggtgacgttttctttgagatgtttatttagcatgtgtggaaggagtctctagtgtcacaGTCAGATCTAAAGCTGGAACTTAGATCGCGGGGAAAGTTCTTCCATAAATACTCGGCTAATCCAAGTTCCGCGGTGGCACAGGTGGTGCCCGGGCAATCCAGAGCGTGCGCTCGCCTATATAACTGTAAAAGAGAGATGAAAGAAAAACCGCATGCAATTGGTTCAACACAGAGGAGCTCCGCAGGAGGACAGAATTAATCCATTCGCCCCGACTGGGCTCGGCACAGCTGAGACCTTCCAGTCCATTTCTCCACCAATTAACCACAATCAGAGGGAGGACGCGCGAGAAAGAGATTGCCTGTGGAGTTCGACCACAAGCTGctgatttacaaaaaaaaatgactaaaacaTTAAGCCATCATCCGCGGCCAGGCtctgactacacacacacacacacacacacacacacacacaaacactatgaTAGATTTATCATGGAGCAGACAGACTGGCCAGTCAAAACGACACCAGAGACAAACCGCATTTCTTTCTCCACCCCATATCTCTGGCCAACCTTTCAAAGAATGGCGCTATGTAATCAAGGCTAATTGATGTCTTTCCTCTTGTCTGTGATTATGTGCCGAGGAAATTAGAATGCCATATGTCCGGACAAAGACTCCATTCATCGCCTTAGGTGAGCAGCAGAAACAGCAGCAGAAGCCATTTCCGAGACGGGCTCCTCGAGTTACGCCGCGACCGTCCGCTCCAAAGAAACGTCCTGATGAAGACGGCGGCGGCGGAAAGGACATCAAATTTCCTGTCTTCGTTTCCACCGCCTGGGTTCTGTAGTCGAAACACTCGGCCTGATAGAGCCACCGGGCAGGAGTTATTATTCCAACATAATTCAGGTTTAAAAAGCGAGACCACAAGCTGGAACGTGATCTGCCGAGTAAGCTTTTCTGTCAGTGATTAAATGAACGCAAACAAGTTTCAGGGTTACGGAGTCGGGACCGGACGTCTGAGATCGCTCCAAAGAACCGCTTTTAATTTCAGCGGTTATTAAAAAAACGGTGTATTATTAAGCCGTTGCTCACTAATGCGAGACACTAAAAGTGATTTACAGATAAATTCGTTCATacccagcttgataaatgaggcctaaTATCAGACAATAatgaagaaagtgtgtgtgtgtgtgtgtgttaggagaaCGATGTGATAGCGTCTGGGTGAAGTCACGCCTCGTCCCTATTTGGAAAAAACTCGATACTTTCCAGGATAGTTGTACAGATTTCAATGAGGAATTCTCAAGAAGTCTTTTATAAATTACCCAGATGTTTGGACTCAGACTGGAATAAAACGATGGCCAGGTCACTAGCGCAGGACCAGATTTTGAGAAAGCATTCTGTCACACCATTTTAAAGGAGTGCTTCTTTAGCGTTGCACTGGACCTACAGTGCTTCCAGTTAAGAGAAGCTGCAATGTTCATTTACACTTCATGAATGGCTTGTTAATGAGTCTGGTATGTTAGAGCTGGGGAATAAACAGTACAACTCCAGCACTACTAATGACATCCAAGCTTTTTGACACCGATACCTTTCCCACCATTTCATCTTATATGGCAGGAGAATAATATCCAGGGCATCTGCAGAACACATTGTTTCATTCCCGTCTCCCTGGGCAAATGACGAACGAGTTCACCAGGCGCAACGGTTTTGTAAAAGCAGTcacaaaacccaaaaacaaccaTTGTTCTGCATAGTGAcggcttaaataaataaagtcagctTTCATTGTGACAAGGCACAAGAGAGAATTGATGAGCTGTGCACTGGAGGTAATGAGGCCCTGGATTCATATGGAAGGAAGCAGAAAAAATGGTTTTCAGGGTTTGATCAAATATGTGCACTGATGTGAAATGGGTTTGACAGCAAGGTTTGGACATTATATGTATACACTGACTTCGGTATACGTACGTGTGGCTTTATAGGTCTAGAGTTACAGACTTTTGCTATGAACATCTTGTCAGCTGATCTCAACCCTCATCAAGGGCAAGAATCCAGTATATAATTATTTAGATAGCCTGATGTGATGCTGGTGCCTGATCCTGATCACCCTCTAGACCTGCCCGATTCACCCTGATGCTCTACCTCTGCTTGGAGCTTCTGCACTTGCGACTGACTTGCACTTCTCCTGCTGTGAATGGTCCCGCATGGACATCCTAAAGATATACGCTTCCCCAAAACCAAAGTCTCACCCTTGCTTTAGTGGAAAGCTCCCtgggatactgtagatttgtacccaAGAACCGCTGCTGCAATCACAAAGACTGTCCTCCTGCTCAtgccaggactcttattcacaaacTGCTCATACTGAAAATCCTTTAATCACTCTTAGCATTGTTTGACGTTATAGTATACAATTTGCGAAAGAGTTATGATTTATAAATCGCATTattgagtctggttcctgtcAAGGCTTCTTCCTCATGGTGTCTTGCCACTCTtgcctctggtttgctcatcCGGGATATAAAAGctacatccatctatccatactGCTTGCcttacacagggttgcgggcgcgtctggagcctatcccagggaacgcAGGGTTCAAGGCGGgtgacacactggacagggcgccaacacgttgcagggcacaattgcagaCACATTCAAACAAtacggacagtttggaaaaGCCAATCAGCCGATAACTCAGGTCTTctgactgggagaggaaaccggagcacccggaggaaacccacagagcacggggagaacatgtaaactccgcgTACACAGGACGGAAGCAGAATTCAAGCTCCCAACCCCAGACGCGCAGGGCaacagtgctaaccactacgccCACCGTCTAAATCTAAACCCCTATGCAATTTACTGAATTCAGGTGTACCTTTATATGAACTCCTATCTGAAGATTATCTTCCCAAGATGAGAATTTGGTGCTCTATAGATTAAGCTATAGATTAGTTCTGCCAATATATGCCACAAGGCAAGGTACTGTATCTTATTATGTATTACCACAGCGAAAGTCAGTAGATATAGATGTAAAGTGCCAAACGTTACCCTGTACTCTATTCCACATTCGCAGGATTGCATGAAAATGGATGTGCTATGGTCAAAATCAGGCAGGTGTGTGTCACTGCCTCTGTGTGTCCCAGTCTGCCGGGAGTCCCCCGGAGGGGTGATTACAGCGATTTGCGAAAATCAGCACTGAGACAAGCGAGACCACAGTAGTGCAGCAGGAAGAGGGAGCTCGATTTATAAGCAATCCCTCACTCCTGCTCGAAGACAAAGGGTATAAAAAGAAGACATAAGGCACAGTAAATGAGAATGGAAAGACTCAAGAAGTTACAGCTAGTCCGGGCGAAAGACATCTCTGAGATGGACGTGTTGGCACGTGTGTTGCAGATGAACCGAAATGTCTGCCTGTAACATAAGCACATGATGAAGCAGTGTCATGCTCAGCATGGTCACACGTATAACCGTGTGGATCATACTGTTGAGCTGTGGCGTGCGGGTGTGTGGAATTTCAGCTCTGAGTGTCAGTGTCTATATTtaagcgtgtttgtgtgtggactATGCAgtcagcctgtctctctctctctctctctctcttgcacatGAATGGAACAGTGAGAGTAAACTGACACCAGGCATAATGCTTGCAGACTGGCATCGCCTCACAGGCTCCAACAATGCTGCACTGCGTCCAAAATGACACCCCGCTCGCTGTTCCCTACACTCACTGGTCCCTAGGACACAATGCAGGATTCAAATAAAGGGTTCAGAATGGTGGTCACAGATGACTCATGAGTGCTGTCTGAGGCAGGGGTTGACAACCGGCTGGCCGTGTTCCAGATGCAGAACCAGCACGTATTTTAGCAGACCAAACTCAAAAAATTACTGTAGCTCAACATGAAACATTGCAGCTTTGTGAATACCCCTGGGCCAATGGTTTTCCCTGGTCGAAATTACAAATTTTGAATCTCAGTAATGCCACAGGAAGCATAATTGGTCCCACTCTCTCGATGGGATGGCCTTGTTCTTAACCAACCCTAAGAATCGGACATGCGTTGTTCTCTTGAGACTACACAGCTGCCTTGTAATGTTGCAATGGCTATCTGCACATGCTATGAATCACCACTCAACCGATCAATGCGTTCCTTCTCATTTCGGATCGTGAGGCTTACACGTTCCTTCTCCGACGCATGCTTTTGTAGAGGAACGTCCTCATCGTGCCAATGTGTTACTGCATTGTAATCGCCGTCTTCACTACAAATGAGATTTAAACTGGCAGAGCAAAAGCTAAGACTGCTGCAGCACTCTTTTTGAGACTTGGTCATGTAGTAATAATGTTAGAAAGGCTAGTGCACTTAGGAAATTCAAACAGAGCATACCCATGGCGCACTGTGTTATTTGCAGAACTGTGTGGTGTAAGTGTATGTCAGGCAGTACACAGTGTTCTTGTGTGCACAGCGTGTTATGTGCTTTCCCTTCGGACGATGTCGAAGGTGCGGATAGATGAGCGAGCACACTTTTAACCTCACGGATTTTGGGAAGCTTTCGTAACAGGAAGGCCACTATTATTTTAGACCCTGTCGATCGTATACGACCCACCAACTGGAAAACAAATAGCCCATGCGATCTCTAATCACGCACTCTCATTATGCTAGCGCAGGTTTCGCACATTTCATCCCACCTCCACTTTCCATCCCCAGTGACCCCAGATGTGGTAGACATTATGCtttcattataaaaataataggCGCCTCAGACGCTCGGACATGATCAGGGTAATTCGCACGGTGTGGCCGATTGTGCACATGGAACAGTACCAAGCGCAAGACAATGATCTGGAGTGTTAAGCACTCATTGTGTGCTGGTTTCAAGAAGGCGAGCGGATTCAGAGGTGGCGTCTGAATGGTGTTGGTCTGGGTAGGTGTGTTTAAAAGCAGCATCGATTCTTTGTTCTTTCTGCCCGAGAGCGGAAAAGCCTCTCTGAAATGCTGCTTCAATTCCGCCGTTTATACaccgagggagagagagagcgcgagagcgagCCATTGCCTTGCTGTGGCTCAAGGCACATCTCACACTGCAATTAGAACTGAGGAGACTGAATATAATTCTTCATGCTGCAGATACAGAGGGCTTTGTATTGAAATTCTCCTGCAGGAATAACGAGAGCAAGCCTGGCAGCTCTATTTCAGTGGGTGTGGAAAAGAGGCAGAGGACCGAGAGTGTGAGAGATCACATGAGAAAGACGGAAAAAGATTGTGGTGACGAGAGAAAAGAAGGTGTTATGAGGGTATAAAAACTACAGCAGCAGAAATACATCTATTACCAGAGGTGGTCTAACTCGATTCCTGAAGGACCAGACACAAGCACAGTTTGGTGATCTCCTTGCTCAAAGACACCTAATTCTAATTCGATCAGGAAAATCACCAGACTGTGCAGAACCTCTGGCCCTCCAGCACTCGAGCTAGGCCCCCCTGCTTATTGGATTGGAAGAATAGTACATGACAAGGAGGATGTGAAAAGAAAGTGCGACTATATAAATGCTAATGAAATCCCTTCATCAGGTCTGCCGGAGCATCTTCCTGAACCACCAGTTAGACTGCCTTGTCGGAGGCCTCAGCACTTAGAGCGAGGAAAACTATTCAGAGCTCAACATGGATCTACATGATGCATAACAATGGTGAGGAAGAGATTCTACTGTACTTTTGTCCCAGTGAGAACATGGCCAAGAATGCCCGTGGGGATGGTAGATGGCTCAGCTGGGAATCGGAAATTCAGTCGAGAGTCTCAGCGTGCGGTATCCTAAACTTTCTTTCCATCTGCACAAAAGCATTTTCAAAACAGCTAGGTCTTGGTTACCATGCAGATGTGGTGGGGGCTGGAGAACAAAAGGAAATTACCTCATCTAACATCAACCCAAGACAAAACCTCAGACTGCCCATACCAATACAACCTCTATCACTCTACATATGCCTTCCACACAACTTTCTATAAGTTCTAAACACTGTCTGTTGGTGCGGGTCTTTGAAAGTGCActgggtgggttttttttttttttttctaacccaAGGCAGCTTTCTCGGTGTAAGAATCGTATTTGATTTGCGTGTCATTTCGTGAACCATGTGTCGCACGACCACTCTCGAGAGCAGGCGGCTTCTTCCTCCTTTTGATTCCGCCGCACTCTGGTGCTGTTTGTTCTGTTGAGATCAAAGCGAACGGCCATGAAATTAAGTTGCGCCTTCGGCTGAACCCGAATGCGGCCAGGTGGACTAAAGAAGAAACAGAAGAGCATCTGTTACAGTGTGCTCCCCAGAGTCTAGACTAGTACTTTGGGTGAGTACCTGGCTAAGTGAATTCACCTTTTAATAAAGATGAAAGAAATGTAGTTAGACAGACGACCAAAAATTTGGTGCTGGATAAAAAGGTAAATTCCACCTGACGCTGTAAGAGCATTCTCACCGGACGCTGCTGAGGTTAGGTATCTGATTACCTGGTGAAATTATAACTAAATGATGCACAAATCCCATTAGTACCTTTAATGAGTAAACCGCAACACAAATTCCTCAAGGGGTTCTTGGGATGGTTAATGGTTCTCGCTTAGTTCCTTGAAACCCAGTGAGAAAAGCTATTTACTGAAGGGTTCTACATAGGCCCTCTGAGGGCCCGAACACTTAGGGTACTATACCGCTTTTAGTGTTTAGTTTGCCGACTCCGAATCTGAGCAAAATTTAACACTTGATTCAGATTCTGAATGGAACCAGACCTCTCAAGACCCCCTCGCTCAGACACTCTCGGACCATTTTTATGACATTTGCACATCATTATTCACACATTTACTTT of Ictalurus punctatus breed USDA103 chromosome 22, Coco_2.0, whole genome shotgun sequence contains these proteins:
- the tacr1a gene encoding tachykinin receptor 1a, with protein sequence MDPLFTYTDSPGNWSAENNGTDVYWNQFTQPAWRIVLWALAYSFIVLVAVVGNVTVMWIIVAHKRMRTVTNFFLVNLAFAEASMSAFNTVVNFVYAAHNEWYFGSGYCRFHNFFPIAAVFASICSMTAIAVDRYMAIIHPLKQRLSSTQTKVIIGVIWVLAFLLAFPQYYYSDVDQLPGRVVCYIDWPVVDTIVDFRKIYYVCVAVLIYFLPLVVMGCAYLVVGLNLWASEIPGDSSGRYHEQLNAKRKVVKMMIVVVCTFAVCWLPYHVYFLLHEFFPLLFEKPFIQQVYLAIMWLAMSSTMYNPIIYCCLNDRFRAGFKQAFRWCPCIHSDSYEGLELKSTRYLQTQTSVYKTSRAEPTVLVVNSPSLELASNGSSSRSMSKTVSETSSFYCGHNLPA